The Pantoea nemavictus genome includes a region encoding these proteins:
- the rstA gene encoding two-component system response regulator RstA, which translates to MNKIVYVEDEPEVGELIAAYLGRHDIEVIVETRGDRAEATIATHDPDLVMLDIMLPGKDGMTLCRDLRASWQGPIVLLTSLDSDMNHILSLEMGANDYILKTTPPAVLLARLRLHLRQAHVGQPEVTPAIQSSQRVLRFGSLTIDSLNRQVILFEENIVLSTADFDLLWELANHAGQILNRDALLKTLRGVTYDGMDRSIDVAISRLRKKLYDSATEPFRIKTIRNKGYLFAPQAWDTRSA; encoded by the coding sequence ATGAATAAAATCGTCTATGTGGAAGATGAGCCAGAAGTTGGCGAATTGATCGCCGCTTACCTTGGCCGCCACGATATTGAAGTGATTGTTGAAACGCGCGGTGACCGCGCCGAAGCCACCATTGCCACCCACGATCCCGATTTAGTGATGCTGGACATCATGTTGCCTGGCAAAGATGGCATGACCTTATGCCGCGATCTGCGCGCCAGCTGGCAAGGCCCAATTGTGCTGCTGACTTCGCTCGATAGCGACATGAACCATATTTTGTCGCTGGAGATGGGCGCTAACGATTACATTCTCAAAACCACGCCACCCGCCGTATTACTGGCGCGCCTGCGGTTGCACCTGCGCCAGGCGCATGTTGGCCAGCCTGAAGTGACGCCTGCTATTCAAAGTTCGCAGCGCGTCCTGCGTTTTGGTTCGCTGACCATCGATTCGCTTAATCGCCAGGTCATCTTATTTGAAGAGAATATTGTGCTCTCAACCGCCGATTTCGATCTGCTGTGGGAACTGGCCAATCACGCTGGGCAGATTCTCAACCGCGATGCGCTGCTGAAAACGCTGCGTGGCGTGACCTACGATGGCATGGACCGCAGTATTGATGTGGCAATTTCTCGCCTGCGTAAAAAACTGTACGACAGCGCTACCGAGCCGTTCCGCATTAAAACCATCCGTAATAAAGGCTATCTGTTCGCACCACAGGCCTGGGATACCCGCTCCGCATGA
- the rstB gene encoding two-component system sensor histidine kinase RstB, translated as MRKLFIQFYLLLFVCFLVMTLLVGLVYKFTAERAGRQSMNDLMASSLFLMRSELREIPPRDWSKTIRSLDLDLSFDLNIEPMSKYQLDEADMKRLRAGEIVAIDDQYTFLQHIPRSHYVLSVGPIPYLFYLHQMRILDIALLAFIGMSLALPVFIWLRPHWQEMQRLEKAAQRFGRGELDVRTHFESTSSLHSLGVAFNQMAENINTLVASKKQLIDGIAHELRTPLVRLRYRLEMSDNLTAAESAALNRDVGQLESLIEELLTYARLDRPRVDLHLQTFDLAQWLRVHIEDVQTMNPQTQIALDIPQLENVGSADTRLMERVLDNLVNNALRYAQQRLRVSLWFDGAIGCLQVEDDGPGIPQEERARVFEPFVRLDPSRDRATGGCGLGLAIVHSIALAMQGNVSIESSPLGGASVRFCWPVDLPLRDIAPRLPS; from the coding sequence ATGAGAAAGCTCTTCATTCAGTTCTATTTGCTGCTGTTCGTCTGTTTTCTGGTGATGACGCTGCTGGTCGGTCTGGTGTACAAATTCACCGCCGAACGCGCGGGTCGCCAGTCGATGAACGATTTGATGGCCAGTTCACTATTTTTAATGCGCAGCGAACTGCGCGAGATCCCGCCCCGCGACTGGAGTAAAACCATTCGCAGCCTCGATCTCGATCTGTCATTTGACCTGAATATCGAACCCATGAGCAAATATCAGCTGGATGAAGCAGACATGAAACGCCTGCGCGCCGGGGAAATTGTGGCGATCGACGATCAGTACACTTTTTTGCAGCACATCCCGCGTAGCCATTACGTTCTCTCAGTTGGCCCTATTCCCTATCTTTTCTACCTGCACCAGATGCGAATTCTGGATATTGCGCTGCTGGCATTTATTGGCATGTCGCTGGCGCTGCCGGTATTTATCTGGCTGCGTCCGCACTGGCAAGAGATGCAGCGCCTTGAGAAAGCCGCGCAGCGTTTTGGCCGTGGCGAGCTGGACGTACGCACCCATTTTGAAAGTACCTCCAGCCTGCACAGCCTTGGCGTGGCCTTCAACCAGATGGCGGAGAACATCAATACGCTGGTGGCCAGCAAGAAACAGTTAATCGATGGCATCGCGCACGAGTTGCGCACCCCGCTGGTGCGCCTGCGTTATCGGCTGGAGATGAGCGATAATCTGACCGCAGCGGAATCCGCCGCGCTGAACCGCGATGTCGGGCAGTTGGAGAGTTTGATAGAGGAGTTGCTGACCTACGCGCGCCTCGATCGCCCCCGCGTCGATCTTCATCTGCAAACCTTTGATCTCGCCCAATGGCTGCGCGTGCATATTGAAGATGTGCAGACCATGAATCCGCAGACACAGATCGCGCTGGATATTCCGCAGCTGGAAAACGTCGGCAGCGCCGATACGCGACTGATGGAGCGCGTGCTGGATAATCTGGTGAACAACGCGCTGCGCTATGCGCAACAGCGATTGCGCGTCAGTTTGTGGTTTGATGGCGCTATCGGCTGTTTGCAGGTGGAAGACGATGGCCCGGGCATTCCGCAGGAGGAACGAGCCCGGGTTTTCGAACCTTTCGTACGTCTGGATCCAAGCCGCGATCGCGCCACCGGCGGTTGCGGTTTAGGCCTGGCGATCGTGCACTCTATCGCGCTGGCTATGCAGGGAAATGTCTCCATCGAGAGCAGCCCGCTAGGCGGTGCCAGCGTTCGCTTTTGCTGGCCGGTTGATCTACCCTTGCGGGACATTGCGCCACGCTTACCGTCATAA